AAGGCCAAACTTCCGGGCCATGGAATTAATGATCCAAGCTTCATTCAGCCAACTAGACCGATGTCAGCTATCGGCGGTTAGCAATGAGCGATGAAACACTTGGTCTGGACGAGGCGTATTCGGTAAAGAGCCCCGATGATAATCGTCGCTTGTATGCCAAGTGGGCGGCAACTTATGAAACCTCTTTCGTGGATGCTAAGCAGTATCGCTATCCCAAAGCGATCGCCGAAGTTTTTAACGATGTAGTTGGCCCAGTTACTCGAGTGTTAGATATAGGCACTGGCACGGGTTTAACCGGTATGTATCTGCAGCGATTGCGCCCAGATTTAGTTATTGACGGCATGGATATTTCACCTGAGATGTTGGCACAAGCCCAGTTAAAGTTGCGGCACGATGGTGCAGCCGTGTATCGCGCGCTATATGAGCGGGATTTAACAGGAATGGTTCCAAATGAGAATCCGCCCTATGAAGCGCTGTTTAGCTCAGGAACTTTTACGCATGGGCATTTAGGTCCAGAGTGCATCGCCAATCTTCTGCCACTACTAGAACACAATGGTTGGTTGGTGGTTGGAGTAAATAATGAACATTTTGAAAGTAGAGGTTTTGCGCAAGAGTTATCGACCTTAGTTGACCTTGGATTAATTCAGAGCCCAGAGATTCTGCGCATTGATGTTTACGAGCCGGGCAGTGTGCATCATGGTGATCAAGCACGTGTAATTATTACTCGCAGGATTAACTAAAAAATCAAAGCTATCCACAATCCCAGCTAAAAAATTCGATTCTGTCAGAGCAAATATCTAATCTCTAGAACAAAGACAGAACCCCGGCCGTTTGATCGGTACTCAATCGAGTACTACAGGGACGGTTCCGGGGTGTTCAAGAGAAGGATATCGGTAGGTTATGACAAAATCCAACACAGAGTTGTGGGAGTTCACAGTCAAGCATTTCTCTGTACTTCGAATGAATTCATATCTTCGAACTATGCTCGGGAATCGTGAGATGGCCGTTCAGCTATATCGATGGAACTCTGAATTGGCCGCTGCATATTGGGAGGCCATTGCCTATGTGGAAGTAGCCTTGCGTAATCTTATTGACGAGAAAATGACTCTGCGTCAACTTACATTGGGAAGAGATACTCATTGGATATTTGATGACTTCTTTGAACTTGGCCGAAGTAAAAATACAAATGAACTACCGTCTCAACCTTATAAAGAGATATCCGATGCCATGCGCAGAGTCCGATCCAATAGAAAACCAATGACACCAGACCAGATTATTTCTGAGCTTTCTTTCGGCTTCTGGCATCAAATGCTCTCAAAAAAACAGCTTTTCCTTTGGCCAGGGTTGGCTTCTGGGTTCATAAATGCCCCAAGTCGCAGTCAAAGCTATATCTCAAACCTTACATTTGAGATAAGGAATCTGAGAAATCGAATCGGACACCACCACCGTTTGGACGCACACTCGGCAGTTTTTGGCTTTCAGTTGATTCTCCAATTAGCCCGCGCAATTGATGAAGAGTTAGCTGCATGGATTGTAGAAGGTTCGAGAGTTGATGATTTAATAAAAAGAATTCCGACACTTTCCGACATTTGAATACAAGATTTCGGTGAGGGAGTTTCTTTCTTAATTCATACTATTTTTGAGTGGCGATTTTATACACGGCATTTGATACGGAAGGGGAGACTGCTGGGTCAAAGACGCTAGGGACGATGAAGTTCTCATTGAGTTGATCGGGCTTTACGCACTCAGAAATTGCTCGGGCCGCCGCAACTAACATCTCAT
This sequence is a window from Candidatus Planktophila sp.. Protein-coding genes within it:
- a CDS encoding class I SAM-dependent methyltransferase, translated to MSDETLGLDEAYSVKSPDDNRRLYAKWAATYETSFVDAKQYRYPKAIAEVFNDVVGPVTRVLDIGTGTGLTGMYLQRLRPDLVIDGMDISPEMLAQAQLKLRHDGAAVYRALYERDLTGMVPNENPPYEALFSSGTFTHGHLGPECIANLLPLLEHNGWLVVGVNNEHFESRGFAQELSTLVDLGLIQSPEILRIDVYEPGSVHHGDQARVIITRRIN
- a CDS encoding Abi family protein is translated as MTKSNTELWEFTVKHFSVLRMNSYLRTMLGNREMAVQLYRWNSELAAAYWEAIAYVEVALRNLIDEKMTLRQLTLGRDTHWIFDDFFELGRSKNTNELPSQPYKEISDAMRRVRSNRKPMTPDQIISELSFGFWHQMLSKKQLFLWPGLASGFINAPSRSQSYISNLTFEIRNLRNRIGHHHRLDAHSAVFGFQLILQLARAIDEELAAWIVEGSRVDDLIKRIPTLSDI